In a genomic window of Acidilobus saccharovorans 345-15:
- a CDS encoding S53 family peptidase, protein MGGLRGFKYVGPLPSNVNVVGVLYVPLRDVPLIFYYAQAVSDPGSPLYRKFLTPSQAASMFYPEAEVAKAISYLRSHGLRVIAVAGSMIAFSGPASAVEGALGVSIGVFSNGTSSYYAVTGYRGKFPWPVPYISNITGVVLGTPKFLVTEQDLIRLRSLYEVNVSYPEEVYPMTSLAEAYNATYLYSLGDEGQGVNVGIIDFYGNPTLLQDVAYYDSLVGLPPANITVVPIGPYNPNLGVLTGWDVEIDLDVEAVHSIAPRAHIYLYVAGGALPLSTIIAYIDQHDNVSIVSQSFGIPESAFSYYGFSFYYYNVYLSDVYYALGAAEGITFLAASGDGGGMGYSAGPVGDVNYPASSPWVLAVGGTTTYISGNSSVQTAWSSAGFVPYMQNVGGSTGGYSAYEPMPWWQEGVVPRPPEGFPHGRAVPDVSANANIFPGAIMVAEDNETVLAGGTSEAVQLVAGLLALVEGYVGHGLGLIAPTLYSLYSNSSTRSAFIPVTFGYNIPWVASNGYNLVTGLGAINAGNLARYLSMVHERGLSIKVLLGNASQFIEPGSTLNVSANITYGGSEVVNGSFVASLKLMNGVVAEEPMYFNSTRGLWEAFLHVPLNSSGPALIEVSGSYKGSWASYAVEAFVGYFGAMSLPTPMYPYMPYLGVPLAAFATSPTGAPSNVSMEVEVLRYNPLNNTYTEVYSQPITLGTSSINFTAPPGYYIIRLSGQAYGLTPIYMGDLMQLFLLFPQVLSMPGAVPEGGYVIVEGIPVPPIETTALVSSQTGLDLFNAILYGSNVTASLVSPAGYNAASSQVPLTGSGLYYGLLRVPRQAQPGLYWVLLNASYNSTTLGGLVEGYGVDMIYVGQPLSAEVAVLPPIVEGGGRVTIEARITYQNGTPVRYGLFSATIVPASLRQLYENASQQVEVPLYYNSTLGLWVGQAYLPGPSSIGNVSPFEVGKGEEWYIVVTGVSPFGNVLTYSQTSVIEGRVAYYANEALTPPFEASGAMFNNVTIEGYRGNITWSYFEGVNYIRNSTLGLEFDDAEGELIIYDSVVSMNYVSASEVVLINSRLYLRYSSVGRLVLGPGSNYTSSYSTIGSVGGQYQIARITGWTPQRSIAISSSRPYIAPVQQARAVQPQRERATASAGYRNLAVAASLGAALLVAVLLLMRRPSRSR, encoded by the coding sequence ATGGGAGGCCTGAGGGGCTTCAAGTACGTGGGGCCCCTTCCAAGTAATGTCAACGTAGTTGGAGTCCTCTACGTGCCCCTGAGGGACGTGCCCCTCATATTCTACTACGCCCAGGCCGTCAGCGACCCCGGCTCGCCCCTCTACCGTAAGTTCCTGACGCCCTCCCAGGCGGCAAGCATGTTCTACCCCGAGGCCGAGGTGGCCAAGGCCATAAGCTACCTCAGGTCCCACGGCCTGAGGGTGATAGCGGTTGCAGGCTCAATGATTGCCTTCAGCGGCCCGGCCTCAGCCGTTGAGGGTGCCCTCGGCGTCTCCATAGGGGTCTTCAGCAACGGCACCTCCAGCTACTACGCCGTCACAGGGTACAGGGGCAAGTTCCCGTGGCCCGTGCCCTACATATCTAACATTACAGGAGTAGTGCTGGGCACCCCTAAGTTCCTGGTAACTGAGCAGGACCTGATCAGGCTTAGGTCCCTCTATGAAGTTAACGTCTCATACCCCGAGGAGGTATACCCCATGACTTCGCTTGCCGAGGCCTACAACGCGACGTACCTCTACTCGCTCGGCGACGAGGGTCAGGGGGTCAACGTAGGAATTATAGACTTCTACGGTAACCCGACGCTGCTCCAGGACGTAGCTTACTACGACTCCCTCGTCGGCCTCCCGCCGGCGAACATAACGGTCGTCCCCATAGGCCCATATAACCCTAACCTGGGCGTGCTGACGGGCTGGGACGTGGAGATAGACCTGGACGTGGAGGCAGTGCACTCCATTGCGCCGAGGGCCCACATATACCTGTACGTGGCGGGCGGCGCCCTTCCGCTGTCCACTATAATAGCCTACATAGACCAGCACGACAACGTCTCAATAGTGAGCCAGAGCTTCGGCATACCGGAGTCCGCGTTCTCCTACTATGGCTTCAGCTTCTACTACTACAACGTCTACCTGAGCGACGTCTACTACGCCCTAGGAGCGGCTGAGGGCATAACATTCCTGGCGGCCAGCGGCGACGGCGGGGGCATGGGCTACAGCGCTGGGCCCGTCGGCGACGTCAACTACCCTGCCTCCTCGCCCTGGGTGCTGGCCGTGGGGGGCACGACAACTTATATAAGCGGGAACTCGAGCGTCCAGACCGCGTGGTCCTCGGCGGGCTTCGTGCCGTACATGCAGAACGTGGGCGGCTCCACGGGCGGCTACAGCGCGTATGAGCCGATGCCGTGGTGGCAGGAGGGCGTCGTGCCCAGGCCCCCCGAGGGCTTCCCGCACGGCAGGGCCGTGCCGGACGTCTCGGCCAACGCAAACATATTCCCAGGGGCCATTATGGTCGCTGAGGACAACGAGACGGTCCTGGCCGGCGGCACGAGCGAGGCGGTCCAGCTTGTGGCCGGCCTCCTGGCCCTGGTCGAGGGCTACGTGGGCCACGGGCTCGGCCTCATAGCGCCCACGCTCTACAGCCTGTACTCTAACTCGTCCACGAGGAGCGCGTTCATACCCGTGACATTTGGCTATAACATACCCTGGGTCGCGTCCAACGGCTACAACCTAGTCACGGGGCTTGGGGCTATAAACGCCGGCAACCTGGCCCGCTACCTCTCAATGGTCCATGAGAGGGGCCTCTCCATAAAGGTGCTCCTGGGCAACGCGTCCCAGTTCATAGAGCCTGGCTCCACGCTTAACGTGAGCGCGAACATAACCTACGGAGGCTCCGAGGTGGTTAACGGCTCCTTCGTCGCCAGCCTGAAGCTCATGAACGGCGTGGTTGCTGAGGAACCCATGTACTTTAACTCCACCAGGGGGCTCTGGGAGGCGTTCCTTCACGTGCCCCTGAACTCATCGGGCCCCGCCTTAATCGAGGTAAGCGGCAGCTACAAAGGCTCCTGGGCCTCATACGCGGTCGAGGCCTTCGTGGGCTACTTCGGCGCCATGTCCCTCCCGACCCCCATGTACCCGTACATGCCGTACCTCGGGGTGCCGCTGGCCGCCTTCGCCACCTCGCCCACGGGGGCCCCGAGCAACGTCAGCATGGAGGTGGAGGTCCTCAGGTACAACCCGCTCAACAACACCTACACCGAGGTTTACTCGCAGCCCATAACGCTGGGGACCTCGAGCATAAACTTCACCGCCCCGCCAGGCTACTATATAATCAGGCTGTCAGGTCAGGCCTACGGCCTGACGCCCATATACATGGGCGACCTCATGCAGCTCTTCCTCCTGTTCCCCCAGGTCCTCTCCATGCCAGGCGCCGTGCCCGAGGGAGGTTATGTAATAGTTGAAGGGATCCCGGTGCCGCCCATAGAGACCACGGCCCTGGTGTCGTCCCAGACGGGACTTGACCTCTTCAACGCAATACTCTACGGCTCCAACGTCACGGCCAGCCTGGTGAGCCCGGCGGGCTACAACGCCGCTTCCTCGCAGGTTCCCCTGACGGGCTCCGGCCTCTACTATGGCCTCCTCCGGGTGCCCAGGCAGGCCCAGCCGGGCCTCTACTGGGTCCTGCTCAACGCCTCCTACAACTCCACCACGCTGGGCGGCCTCGTGGAGGGCTACGGGGTCGACATGATATACGTGGGGCAGCCCCTGAGCGCTGAGGTGGCCGTGCTGCCGCCCATAGTTGAGGGCGGCGGGAGGGTCACCATAGAGGCCAGGATCACGTACCAGAACGGGACCCCGGTGAGGTACGGCCTCTTCTCAGCCACCATAGTCCCAGCCAGCCTCAGGCAGCTCTACGAGAACGCGAGCCAGCAGGTGGAGGTGCCCCTTTACTACAACTCGACCCTCGGCCTCTGGGTGGGCCAGGCTTACCTCCCCGGGCCGAGCTCCATAGGCAACGTGAGCCCCTTCGAGGTGGGCAAGGGGGAAGAGTGGTACATAGTGGTCACTGGGGTCAGTCCCTTCGGCAACGTGCTGACGTACTCGCAGACATCTGTGATAGAGGGCAGGGTGGCTTACTACGCCAACGAGGCCCTGACGCCCCCCTTTGAGGCCAGCGGCGCCATGTTTAACAACGTCACCATAGAGGGCTACAGGGGCAACATAACCTGGAGCTACTTCGAGGGCGTGAACTACATACGCAACAGCACGCTCGGCCTTGAGTTTGACGACGCTGAGGGCGAGCTCATAATATATGACAGCGTCGTCAGCATGAACTACGTGAGCGCCAGCGAGGTGGTTCTCATCAACAGCAGGCTCTACCTCAGGTACTCCAGCGTGGGCAGGCTTGTGCTGGGGCCGGGCTCGAACTACACCTCGAGCTACTCAACCATAGGCTCCGTCGGGGGCCAGTACCAGATAGCGAGGATAACCGGCTGGACCCCGCAGCGCTCCATAGCGATCTCCTCCTCGAGGCCCTACATAGCCCCTGTGCAGCAGGCCCGCGCCGTCCAGCCCCAGAGGGAGAGGGCCACAGCGTCGGCGGGCTACAGGAACCTTGCCGTGGCCGCGTCCCTGGGGGCCGCGCTGCTGGTTGCCGTGCTCCTGCTCATGAGGCGCCCTAGCCGGTCACGTTGA
- a CDS encoding APC family permease: protein MRSSSSAQGKEKPRAARAVPRLRRGVVGTLEAVAQEIAAMAPACDTVAFITSAAAFAFVLTPLAFLLATLTMFIEVNTLYHLSRRHASAGGYYGYVATAFGPFPAIVTGLMYPVYQIASTAAIPVYVAGVVLPGVVHYFWGVSLPGWVWLPFIVVFIMVPIALAAVGIRPQMKFLRYAALTEVSFLAITSLIIILRAPDNTWKVFDPFAWQAIYGPHWKAYGGPMAALGLGMIFGLTSFIGYGGSAPLGEEVRRSRDITKALVLGVLIVGVVLTEVAYGLTVGWGTDRLTSFASSAIPGIIVYTEYLGIAGGLMLALFAFNSAFSDSVAMQSNAGRVYFAMGRDSILPKFFSYVHPRWVTPSKSLLFVGVASSAAAVASAFIVGYYSGVSPLAMLALPATSQRIVTALGNAFDFLTTIALVGFITAHFINNTAVMVMFRRLRERHFGLNKVVHPLLHYFLPALATAIFAFVLVESIWPPQFPVTQAVIVGVALLAFSIGYTAWLSRSRPEAYRSAGVTVNIVEEERLESKG, encoded by the coding sequence GTGAGGAGCTCGAGCTCAGCCCAGGGCAAGGAAAAGCCCCGCGCAGCCAGGGCAGTCCCAAGGCTTAGGAGGGGGGTCGTGGGAACCCTTGAGGCCGTAGCCCAGGAGATAGCTGCCATGGCGCCCGCGTGCGACACCGTGGCGTTCATAACGTCCGCGGCGGCGTTCGCCTTCGTCCTGACGCCCCTGGCCTTCCTCCTGGCCACGCTGACAATGTTCATAGAGGTCAACACGCTCTACCACCTCTCGAGGAGGCACGCCAGCGCAGGGGGCTACTACGGCTACGTCGCCACAGCCTTCGGGCCCTTCCCAGCCATAGTGACTGGGCTCATGTACCCGGTCTACCAGATAGCCAGCACGGCGGCCATACCAGTTTACGTCGCCGGGGTGGTGCTGCCAGGCGTCGTCCACTACTTCTGGGGCGTCAGCCTCCCTGGGTGGGTGTGGCTGCCGTTCATAGTGGTCTTCATAATGGTCCCCATAGCGCTGGCCGCGGTTGGCATAAGGCCCCAGATGAAGTTCCTCAGGTACGCTGCCCTTACTGAGGTCAGCTTTCTGGCAATCACCTCCCTCATAATAATACTCAGGGCCCCCGACAACACGTGGAAGGTCTTCGACCCCTTCGCCTGGCAGGCGATATACGGGCCCCACTGGAAGGCCTACGGGGGGCCCATGGCCGCCCTGGGGCTGGGCATGATATTTGGGCTCACGAGCTTCATAGGCTACGGGGGCTCCGCCCCGCTGGGCGAGGAGGTGAGGAGGAGCAGGGACATAACCAAGGCCCTTGTGCTCGGGGTGCTCATAGTTGGGGTCGTGCTGACAGAGGTGGCCTACGGCCTCACCGTGGGGTGGGGGACCGACAGGCTGACCTCCTTCGCGAGCAGCGCCATACCTGGCATAATAGTTTACACCGAGTACCTGGGCATAGCTGGCGGCCTCATGCTTGCCCTCTTCGCCTTCAACTCAGCCTTCTCAGACAGCGTCGCCATGCAGTCAAACGCGGGCAGGGTCTACTTCGCCATGGGGAGGGACAGCATACTCCCGAAGTTCTTCTCATACGTGCACCCCAGGTGGGTGACCCCGAGCAAGTCGCTGCTCTTCGTGGGGGTGGCCTCGAGCGCTGCCGCCGTGGCGTCCGCATTCATAGTTGGCTACTACAGCGGCGTCAGCCCGCTGGCCATGCTCGCGCTGCCCGCCACCTCGCAGAGGATAGTCACGGCGCTGGGCAACGCCTTTGACTTCCTCACTACCATAGCCCTAGTGGGCTTCATAACGGCCCACTTCATAAACAACACCGCAGTCATGGTTATGTTCAGGAGGCTCAGGGAGAGGCACTTCGGGCTCAACAAGGTGGTGCACCCGCTCCTCCACTACTTCCTGCCGGCGCTGGCAACGGCCATATTCGCGTTCGTGCTCGTTGAGTCCATATGGCCGCCTCAGTTCCCAGTGACTCAGGCGGTAATTGTGGGCGTCGCGCTGCTGGCGTTCTCAATAGGCTACACCGCGTGGCTCTCGCGCTCCAGGCCTGAGGCCTACAGGAGCGCTGGGGTCACTGTGAACATAGTGGAGGAGGAGAGGCTGGAGTCCAAGGGGTGA
- a CDS encoding carboxypeptidase M32, with product MPKFENPVIKELIEKYRRLWALNHAMSLMGWDEETYMPSKGVEERAVATAELRALYQELLLSDQFVSLVERAKAQENLNDYERGVVRVVDRELRIARKVPPSLTYEMAKTSSEAFMAWSEAKRRSDFSAFKPYLQKLIDLNKQMAEKLGYEEVPYDALLDLYEEGLRTRDVKAVFDVLGPGLRGLLDKVVSDGYYTVPSPLEEAKYQEEAMRRVNQRVLELLKFPQDRARLDVSPHPFTTNMGVNDVRITTRYEGFDFKRSLFSVVHEFGHATYELQVDPELAMTPIGSGVSLGVHEGQSRFWENVIGRSRAFASLIKPVLDQELGLTKGISEDDLYRYFATVRPSLIRTEADEVTYNLHILLRFELEQLMINGEVKVDELPEMWNDESEKLIGVRPKNDAEGILQDVHWAHGTIGYFPTYTLGNIVASMMYFAFSSRVGDIYSYVTRGDFDTVKSFLRDLVHKYGATYAPKELLRRQLGEEYNAQRLLDYLSSKYLKH from the coding sequence TTGCCTAAGTTTGAGAATCCTGTCATAAAGGAGCTTATTGAGAAGTACAGGAGGCTGTGGGCCCTGAACCACGCCATGTCACTCATGGGGTGGGACGAGGAGACCTACATGCCGTCTAAGGGCGTCGAGGAGAGGGCTGTGGCCACCGCCGAGCTGAGGGCCCTGTACCAGGAGCTGCTCCTGAGCGACCAGTTCGTCTCCCTAGTCGAGAGGGCCAAGGCCCAGGAGAACCTCAACGACTACGAGAGGGGGGTCGTCAGGGTAGTCGACAGGGAGCTGAGGATAGCCAGGAAGGTGCCCCCGAGCCTGACCTACGAGATGGCCAAGACTTCCTCTGAGGCCTTCATGGCCTGGAGCGAGGCCAAGAGGAGGTCCGACTTCAGCGCGTTCAAGCCGTACCTCCAGAAGCTCATAGACCTGAACAAGCAGATGGCGGAGAAGCTGGGCTACGAGGAGGTGCCCTACGACGCCCTGCTTGACCTGTACGAGGAGGGCCTGAGGACCAGGGACGTGAAGGCCGTCTTTGACGTCCTTGGCCCTGGCCTCAGGGGGCTGCTCGACAAGGTCGTCAGTGACGGCTACTACACCGTGCCCAGCCCCCTGGAGGAGGCCAAGTACCAGGAGGAGGCCATGAGGAGGGTCAACCAGAGGGTCCTGGAGCTACTCAAGTTCCCCCAGGACAGGGCGAGGCTTGACGTGAGCCCACACCCGTTCACGACCAACATGGGGGTCAACGACGTCAGGATAACCACCAGGTACGAGGGCTTTGACTTCAAGAGGAGCCTGTTCAGCGTGGTTCACGAGTTCGGCCACGCCACCTACGAGCTCCAGGTCGACCCCGAGCTGGCCATGACCCCCATAGGGTCTGGCGTGAGCCTGGGGGTTCACGAGGGCCAGAGCAGGTTCTGGGAGAACGTCATAGGCAGGAGCAGGGCCTTCGCCTCCCTCATAAAGCCCGTGCTTGACCAGGAGCTCGGGCTGACCAAGGGCATAAGCGAGGACGACCTCTACAGGTACTTCGCCACCGTGAGGCCGAGCCTCATAAGGACGGAGGCCGACGAGGTCACGTATAACCTGCACATACTCCTGAGGTTCGAGCTGGAGCAGCTCATGATAAACGGCGAGGTCAAGGTTGACGAGCTGCCCGAGATGTGGAACGACGAGAGCGAGAAGCTGATAGGCGTGAGGCCAAAGAACGACGCCGAGGGCATACTCCAGGACGTGCACTGGGCCCACGGAACCATAGGCTACTTCCCGACGTACACGCTGGGTAACATAGTGGCCTCCATGATGTACTTCGCGTTCAGCTCGCGCGTGGGGGACATATACAGCTACGTCACCAGGGGCGACTTTGACACAGTAAAGTCGTTCCTGAGGGACCTTGTGCACAAGTACGGGGCAACCTACGCCCCGAAGGAGCTGCTGAGGAGGCAGCTAGGGGAGGAGTACAACGCCCAGAGGCTCCTGGACTACCTGTCATCAAAGTACCTCAAACACTAA
- the ppdK gene encoding pyruvate, phosphate dikinase, with protein sequence MARTGLVLWFEEADWRDKKLLGGKGASLAQMTQIGLPVPPGFIITTEACRKFYSSRKAEMDELERQLRGNPPPAVRDEIIKKIWALIDQCDLPAGLMEDVREHMQELERRTGKKFGAADGIPLLVSVRSGAALSMPGMMDTVLNLGLNDNSVQALAKATNNEWFAYDAYRRFIQMFARIVLALDEKPFNDAFDRKSEQFAREAETTYKDELDAIRKLYPEYTPRLDAQPPKDIAPRLWARSLELIKELVGEYKDLVRKMWGEFPQDPYVQLELAIRAVFRSWMNPRAIFYRIANNITPDMADCTAVNVVTMVFGNMGWDSGTGVYFTRDQSTGEDRPYGEFLPNAQGEDVVAGIRTPLGLDELKKRMPEVYNQLIEAGKKLEQVNKDVMDIEFTVERGKLYFLQNRPAKMTPLARVRSAVEMVKEGLLTKEEALLKVDPEQVRRLLYPTIDPKVKATPIAKGLPASPGAASGQVVFNPDDAVEWAKQGKKVILVRVETKPDDVHGFYAAQGVLTSRGGMTSHAAIVARAIGKPAVVGAEAIKIDYDSKTFTVNGVTVKEGDWVTIDGNSGSVYLGELPTVTPELGGWLDELLKWADEERRLGVRANADVPEDAMMARKFGAEGIGLLRIERMFRKPERLEALRRVILAADDKEREAHMKELADMIKPDFKEMLDIMDGKPVVIRLIDPPLHEFLPSSEELLAQIYDLREQREKAQASGDAAKVKELDQKIAELQGLYNRVKALQEANPMMGHRGVRVGVTYPVIYYYLTRAMAEAAAELIKEGKRPVLEIMVPQVSDVNEIRFVKNNAILPALSDVEKEYGVKLNVKIGTMIETVRAALTASEIAKEVDFFSFGTNDLTQATFSFSRDDVENKFMNQYLEKGILANDPFDTVDVKGVGRLVEIATKEGKEANPKLEVGVCGEHGGDPASINFFHGAGVDYVSASPFRVPVARLAAAQAAVKEKLGIRGAVGE encoded by the coding sequence TTGGCAAGGACAGGGCTGGTCCTATGGTTTGAGGAGGCCGACTGGAGGGACAAGAAGCTCCTTGGCGGCAAGGGCGCCTCTCTCGCCCAGATGACCCAGATAGGCCTTCCCGTGCCGCCGGGGTTCATAATAACCACCGAGGCCTGCCGCAAGTTCTACTCCTCCAGGAAGGCGGAGATGGACGAGCTTGAGAGGCAGCTCAGGGGCAACCCGCCGCCCGCGGTGAGGGATGAGATAATAAAGAAGATATGGGCCCTGATAGACCAGTGCGACCTGCCTGCCGGCCTAATGGAGGACGTCAGGGAGCACATGCAGGAGCTGGAGAGGAGGACTGGCAAGAAGTTCGGCGCAGCAGATGGCATACCGCTCCTGGTCTCAGTTAGGTCGGGCGCGGCGCTGTCAATGCCAGGCATGATGGACACCGTCCTCAACCTGGGACTTAACGACAACAGCGTCCAGGCCCTGGCAAAGGCAACGAACAACGAGTGGTTCGCATACGACGCCTACAGGAGGTTCATACAGATGTTCGCCAGGATTGTGCTGGCCCTGGACGAGAAGCCGTTCAACGACGCCTTCGACAGGAAGAGCGAGCAGTTCGCCAGGGAGGCGGAGACCACGTACAAGGACGAGCTTGACGCCATAAGGAAGCTCTACCCTGAGTACACTCCAAGGCTGGACGCCCAGCCGCCGAAGGACATAGCGCCCAGGCTGTGGGCCCGCTCGTTGGAGCTCATAAAGGAGCTGGTGGGCGAGTACAAGGACCTAGTAAGGAAGATGTGGGGCGAGTTCCCGCAGGACCCGTATGTGCAGCTCGAGCTTGCCATAAGGGCGGTGTTCAGGTCCTGGATGAACCCGAGGGCAATATTCTACAGGATAGCGAACAACATAACCCCTGACATGGCGGACTGCACGGCCGTGAACGTAGTAACGATGGTCTTCGGCAACATGGGCTGGGACTCGGGCACGGGCGTCTACTTCACCAGGGACCAGTCCACGGGCGAGGACAGGCCATATGGCGAGTTCCTGCCCAACGCCCAGGGCGAGGACGTCGTGGCAGGCATAAGGACCCCGCTGGGCCTCGACGAGCTCAAGAAGAGGATGCCGGAGGTCTACAACCAGCTCATAGAGGCGGGCAAGAAGCTCGAGCAGGTGAACAAGGACGTCATGGACATAGAGTTCACGGTGGAGAGGGGCAAGCTGTACTTCCTGCAGAACAGGCCCGCAAAGATGACCCCGCTGGCCAGGGTCAGGAGCGCGGTCGAGATGGTGAAGGAGGGGCTGCTGACGAAGGAGGAGGCGCTGCTCAAGGTTGACCCAGAGCAGGTGAGGAGGCTGCTCTACCCGACCATAGACCCCAAGGTTAAGGCCACGCCTATAGCCAAGGGACTGCCGGCCTCACCTGGGGCCGCCAGCGGCCAGGTGGTCTTCAACCCTGACGACGCCGTCGAGTGGGCCAAGCAGGGCAAGAAGGTCATACTGGTCAGGGTTGAGACCAAGCCAGACGACGTCCACGGCTTCTACGCCGCCCAGGGCGTGCTGACCTCAAGGGGAGGTATGACCTCGCACGCGGCCATAGTGGCCAGGGCCATAGGCAAGCCGGCCGTCGTCGGCGCAGAGGCCATAAAGATAGACTACGACTCCAAGACTTTCACGGTGAACGGCGTCACAGTGAAGGAGGGTGACTGGGTAACCATAGACGGCAACAGCGGCTCCGTCTACCTCGGCGAGCTGCCAACCGTGACCCCGGAGCTCGGAGGGTGGCTCGACGAGCTGCTGAAGTGGGCCGACGAGGAGAGGAGGCTGGGCGTCAGGGCCAACGCGGACGTGCCAGAGGACGCCATGATGGCCAGGAAGTTCGGCGCCGAGGGCATAGGGCTGCTGAGGATAGAGAGGATGTTCAGGAAGCCTGAGAGGCTGGAGGCCCTGAGGAGGGTCATACTGGCAGCTGACGACAAGGAGAGGGAGGCCCACATGAAGGAGCTCGCCGACATGATAAAGCCCGACTTCAAGGAGATGCTGGACATAATGGACGGCAAGCCCGTGGTCATAAGGCTCATAGACCCGCCGCTCCACGAGTTCCTGCCCTCAAGCGAGGAGCTGCTGGCGCAGATCTACGACCTCAGGGAGCAGAGGGAGAAGGCCCAGGCCTCCGGCGACGCCGCCAAGGTTAAGGAGCTTGACCAGAAGATAGCTGAGCTCCAGGGCCTCTACAACAGGGTCAAGGCGCTGCAGGAGGCCAACCCAATGATGGGACACAGGGGAGTCAGGGTGGGAGTGACCTACCCGGTGATATACTACTACCTGACCAGGGCGATGGCTGAGGCTGCCGCGGAGCTCATAAAGGAGGGCAAGCGCCCCGTGCTTGAGATAATGGTGCCGCAGGTGTCCGACGTGAACGAGATAAGGTTCGTCAAGAACAACGCCATACTGCCAGCGCTCAGCGACGTTGAGAAGGAGTACGGCGTCAAGCTCAACGTGAAGATAGGCACCATGATAGAGACCGTGAGGGCCGCCCTGACCGCCAGCGAGATAGCTAAGGAGGTTGACTTCTTCAGCTTTGGAACCAACGACCTGACCCAGGCCACCTTCAGCTTCAGCAGGGACGACGTTGAGAACAAGTTCATGAACCAGTACCTCGAGAAGGGCATACTGGCCAACGACCCGTTCGACACGGTTGACGTTAAGGGAGTCGGGAGGCTCGTGGAGATAGCCACCAAGGAGGGCAAGGAGGCCAACCCCAAGCTAGAGGTTGGCGTCTGCGGCGAGCACGGCGGCGACCCGGCCTCAATTAACTTCTTCCACGGGGCCGGAGTTGACTACGTGAGCGCCTCGCCGTTCAGGGTGCCCGTCGCCAGGCTGGCCGCCGCGCAGGCCGCGGTAAAGGAGAAGCTGGGCATCAGGGGAGCTGTAGGCGAGTGA
- a CDS encoding MoaD/ThiS family protein produces the protein MKVNVMYGGELASMAGVSRETVELQEGSTLSDLLAYIERAHGRRLLEALGNRLLLLVNGRSVKPSEVSSLRLSEGDFVSLLPPVLGGLRGRTV, from the coding sequence TTGAAGGTCAACGTTATGTATGGCGGCGAGCTGGCCTCCATGGCAGGGGTCAGCAGGGAGACCGTGGAGCTCCAGGAGGGCTCGACGCTGTCGGACCTGCTGGCATATATTGAGAGGGCCCACGGCAGGAGGCTCCTGGAGGCCCTGGGCAACAGGCTTCTCCTCCTGGTCAACGGCAGGTCGGTCAAGCCCTCCGAGGTGAGCAGCCTGAGGCTGTCCGAGGGCGACTTCGTCTCGCTCCTGCCCCCGGTCCTCGGGGGCCTGCGTGGGCGTACAGTTTAG